The following are from one region of the Elusimicrobiota bacterium genome:
- a CDS encoding response regulator transcription factor gives MADTKKRILVADDDPDLLDLLMMDLAYQGYEVLSAANGKDALQTALKEQLDLVLLDVMMPYIDGYHVAYELTNKLGAKAPRIMIMTSRDTVKEKGIALMSGATEVLQKPFEMAKLHERIAAVLEKPA, from the coding sequence ATGGCCGACACGAAGAAGCGCATCCTCGTCGCCGACGATGATCCGGATCTGCTCGACCTGCTCATGATGGACCTGGCCTATCAGGGTTACGAGGTCCTCTCGGCCGCGAACGGCAAGGACGCCCTCCAGACCGCCCTCAAGGAGCAGCTCGACCTCGTGCTCCTCGACGTGATGATGCCCTACATCGACGGCTACCACGTCGCCTACGAACTGACCAACAAGCTCGGCGCCAAGGCCCCGCGCATCATGATCATGACCAGCCGCGACACGGTCAAAGAGAAGGGCATCGCCCTGATGAGCGGCGCCACCGAAGTCCTCCAGAAGCCGTTCGAGATGGCCAAACTCCACGAGCGCATCGCCGCGGTCCTGGAAAAACCCGCTTGA
- the dnaE gene encoding DNA polymerase III subunit alpha yields MSKPEFVHLHNHSEYSLMDGVIRLSDKDGKPSQALKDLANSGAKGFAVTDHGNMYGAVEFYSNAKAVGLKAIIGCEMYISKGTRFDRGHSQKENCHLTVLAKNFEGYQNLMELCSIAFTEGYYYDPRIDKELLAKHSKGLVVLSGCLKSELNQSILSGDLTQSEKLVTWFRDNLEQDSYYLEIMDHGIEKQRQVTAALLELNKRTGIPLVATNDCHYWKPDDHEAHDARVCIATGRKMADTERLKFDSHDFYIKSPDEMHKLFGGFAPESLSNTLKIAEMCNVKIPMDQMLLPEFKVPPGFDQDSYLEHLCLEGLKERFPAGCRAEYAERLTYELGVIKRMGFSGYFLIVWDFIKHARSIGVPVGPGRGSGAGAIVAYALRITNADPLEHRLLFERFLNPDRKSMPDLDIDFADTGRDRVIAYVREKYGKECVAQIITFGSLGAKLVIRDVGRVLDMPLTRIDEIAKKIPVGPNVHLHEAMQGPELLELAKDPQVKRLLDLSLKLEGLKRHTGVHAAGTLITKEHVVKYTPLAKGAKSDVVTTQYDGDVCPKLGLLKVDFLGLRTLSIIDDAVKFVKKRHDPKFDIDAVPMDDPKTYEMLRTAKSLAVFQLDSQGIRDLLFRIKPTVFDDIVSLIALFRPGPMQSGMLDMFVERKHGREEVVYDVPLLETILKDTYGCMVFQEQVMEISKKLAGFTPGEADGLRKAMGKKIHEDLEKMRSKFVAGCGVNKIKDKVANKIYDQMVKFGGYGFNKSHSVAYGLVAYQTAYLKANYPIEFMTAVLTSEIGHSSIGAEDKENKLVTYLEEARRMGMKILPPDVNESRTQFDIQDDNIRFGLLAIKNVGSGAAESIVAAAAERKFTSLDDFCSRVDLHAINKKAVESLIKAGALDSLRPHEPSPAARARLLLSVDESVGRQQKMKADLDKGQGLLFGTAPAPAPKELSDADAAVKPLSEHDTLTYEREVLGFYFSGHPLMSVKAQLKATATHEISQLTPAITAPVRLAGMISKMRKMISKKTGEPWVIITLEDLTGEITLLCFPKTYASGVNNLAKIGGFVAATGRLSFKSEDAGAGTPEVIVDDMTPLDSSATKFAKRLRLKCDATVGTEKLEALRDVLERFEGPCPVALEQETPEGIAMLDVDQRVNLNQALFEAVEAILGPRCWNIDASGAPAVIAPRKWGGKPS; encoded by the coding sequence ATGTCAAAGCCCGAGTTCGTCCACCTCCACAACCACTCCGAATACTCCCTGATGGACGGGGTCATCCGGCTGTCGGACAAGGACGGCAAGCCCTCGCAGGCGCTCAAGGACCTCGCCAACTCCGGGGCCAAGGGCTTCGCGGTCACCGACCACGGGAACATGTACGGCGCCGTCGAGTTCTACTCGAACGCGAAGGCCGTCGGGCTCAAGGCGATCATCGGCTGCGAGATGTACATCTCCAAGGGCACGCGCTTCGACCGCGGCCACTCGCAGAAGGAGAACTGCCACCTGACCGTCCTCGCCAAGAACTTCGAGGGCTATCAGAACCTGATGGAGCTGTGCTCGATCGCGTTCACCGAGGGCTACTATTACGATCCGAGGATCGACAAGGAGCTGCTCGCCAAGCACTCCAAGGGCCTCGTCGTGCTGTCGGGCTGCTTGAAGTCCGAGCTCAACCAGTCGATCCTGTCCGGCGACCTGACCCAATCCGAGAAGCTGGTGACGTGGTTCCGCGATAATCTCGAACAAGATTCTTATTACCTCGAGATCATGGATCACGGCATCGAGAAGCAGAGGCAGGTCACCGCGGCCCTGCTCGAGCTCAACAAGCGCACCGGCATCCCCCTCGTCGCGACGAACGACTGCCACTACTGGAAGCCCGACGACCACGAGGCCCACGACGCGCGCGTGTGCATCGCCACCGGCCGCAAGATGGCCGACACCGAGCGGTTGAAATTCGACTCGCACGATTTCTACATCAAGTCCCCCGACGAGATGCACAAGCTGTTCGGCGGCTTCGCGCCCGAATCGCTGAGCAACACGCTCAAGATCGCCGAGATGTGCAACGTCAAGATCCCCATGGACCAGATGCTCCTGCCCGAGTTCAAGGTCCCCCCGGGGTTCGATCAGGACTCCTATCTCGAGCATCTCTGCCTCGAGGGCCTCAAAGAGCGCTTCCCCGCGGGCTGCCGCGCGGAATACGCCGAGCGCCTGACCTACGAGCTCGGCGTCATCAAGCGCATGGGCTTCTCCGGCTACTTCCTGATCGTCTGGGACTTCATCAAGCACGCCCGCTCGATCGGCGTGCCCGTCGGACCCGGCCGCGGCTCCGGCGCCGGCGCGATCGTCGCCTACGCGCTGCGCATCACGAACGCCGACCCCCTCGAGCACCGGCTCCTGTTCGAACGCTTCCTGAACCCGGACCGCAAGTCGATGCCCGACCTCGACATCGACTTCGCCGACACCGGCCGCGACCGCGTCATCGCCTACGTGCGCGAGAAGTACGGCAAGGAGTGCGTGGCGCAGATCATCACCTTCGGCTCCCTGGGCGCCAAGCTCGTCATCCGCGACGTGGGCCGCGTGCTCGACATGCCGCTGACGCGCATCGATGAGATCGCCAAGAAGATCCCCGTCGGCCCCAACGTGCACCTGCACGAGGCGATGCAGGGCCCCGAGCTGCTCGAGCTCGCCAAGGATCCGCAGGTCAAGCGCCTGCTCGACCTCTCGCTCAAGCTCGAGGGCCTCAAGCGCCACACCGGCGTGCACGCGGCGGGCACGCTCATCACCAAGGAGCACGTGGTCAAGTACACGCCGCTGGCGAAGGGCGCCAAGTCCGACGTGGTGACGACGCAGTACGACGGCGACGTCTGCCCGAAGCTCGGCCTGCTCAAGGTCGACTTCCTCGGCCTGCGCACGCTCTCCATCATCGACGACGCGGTCAAGTTCGTCAAGAAGCGCCATGACCCGAAGTTCGACATCGACGCGGTCCCGATGGACGACCCGAAGACGTACGAGATGCTGCGCACGGCCAAATCCCTGGCCGTGTTCCAGCTCGACAGCCAGGGGATACGAGACCTCCTGTTCCGCATCAAGCCCACGGTCTTCGACGACATCGTCTCCCTGATCGCCCTGTTCCGCCCCGGCCCCATGCAGTCCGGCATGCTCGACATGTTCGTCGAGCGCAAGCACGGCCGCGAGGAGGTCGTCTACGACGTGCCCCTGCTCGAGACCATCCTGAAGGACACCTACGGCTGCATGGTCTTCCAGGAGCAGGTCATGGAGATCTCCAAGAAGCTCGCGGGCTTCACGCCCGGCGAGGCCGACGGCCTGCGCAAGGCCATGGGCAAGAAGATCCACGAGGACCTGGAGAAGATGCGCAGCAAGTTCGTCGCCGGCTGCGGCGTCAACAAGATCAAGGACAAGGTCGCCAACAAGATCTACGACCAGATGGTGAAGTTCGGCGGCTACGGCTTCAACAAGTCCCACTCGGTCGCCTACGGCCTCGTCGCCTACCAGACCGCGTACCTCAAGGCCAACTACCCGATCGAGTTCATGACCGCGGTGCTGACCAGCGAGATCGGGCACTCGTCGATCGGCGCCGAGGATAAGGAGAACAAGCTCGTCACGTATCTTGAAGAAGCCCGGCGCATGGGCATGAAGATATTGCCTCCCGACGTCAACGAATCGAGGACTCAGTTCGACATCCAGGACGACAACATCCGCTTCGGGCTGCTCGCGATCAAGAACGTCGGGTCCGGCGCCGCCGAGTCCATCGTCGCCGCGGCCGCGGAACGGAAGTTCACCTCGCTCGATGATTTCTGCTCGCGCGTCGACCTGCATGCGATCAACAAGAAAGCGGTCGAGTCCTTGATCAAAGCCGGCGCGCTCGACAGCCTGCGCCCCCACGAGCCGTCGCCCGCCGCGCGAGCACGACTATTGCTGTCCGTCGACGAGTCCGTCGGCCGCCAGCAGAAGATGAAGGCCGACCTCGACAAGGGCCAAGGCCTCCTCTTCGGGACGGCGCCCGCGCCGGCGCCGAAGGAGCTCTCCGACGCCGACGCCGCGGTCAAGCCGCTGTCGGAGCACGACACCTTGACCTACGAGCGCGAGGTCCTGGGCTTCTACTTCTCCGGCCACCCGCTGATGTCGGTCAAGGCCCAGCTCAAGGCCACCGCGACCCACGAGATCAGCCAGCTGACGCCCGCCATCACCGCTCCCGTGCGCCTGGCCGGCATGATCAGCAAGATGCGGAAGATGATCTCGAAGAAGACCGGGGAGCCGTGGGTCATCATCACCCTCGAGGACCTGACCGGGGAGATCACCTTGCTGTGCTTCCCGAAGACCTACGCCTCCGGCGTCAACAACCTGGCCAAGATCGGCGGCTTCGTCGCCGCGACCGGGCGCCTGTCCTTCAAGAGCGAGGACGCCGGCGCCGGCACCCCCGAGGTCATCGTCGACGACATGACCCCCCTCGACTCGTCGGCGACCAAGTTCGCCAAGCGCCTGCGCCTGAAATGCGACGCGACCGTCGGCACCGAGAAGCTCGAGGCCCTGCGCGACGTCCTCGAGCGCTTCGAAGGCCCCTGCCCGGTCGCCCTGGAGCAGGAGACCCCGGAGGGCATCGCGATGCTCGACGTCGACCAGCGCGTCAACCTCAACCAGGCCCTGTTCGAGGCCGTCGAGGCCATCCTCGGCCCCCGCTGCTGGAACATCGACGCCTCCGGCGCCCCCGCCGTCATCGCCCCCCGCAAATGGGGCGGCAAGCCCTCCTGA
- a CDS encoding NUDIX hydrolase, translating to MNKRDTHLVETFVSKKTVWRGRAVNFDVDTVKLPNGKLATREYISHPGAVGVVPFLDKDTVVLVRQYRHPVGEVTLELPAGKIDPRESILACIKRELAEETGYTAAKFTPLIRYWPTPAFADEVLHLFVATGLKAGKVNTDDDEFLEVVHMPFKKAVELVRRGKIRDSKTVVGLLACAVDR from the coding sequence ATGAATAAGCGCGACACGCACCTGGTCGAGACCTTCGTCAGCAAGAAGACCGTCTGGCGCGGCCGGGCGGTCAACTTCGACGTGGACACGGTCAAGCTCCCGAACGGGAAGCTCGCCACGCGGGAGTACATCTCCCATCCCGGCGCCGTCGGCGTCGTGCCCTTCCTCGACAAGGACACCGTCGTTCTCGTCCGCCAGTACCGCCACCCCGTCGGCGAGGTGACCCTCGAGCTGCCCGCCGGCAAGATCGACCCGCGGGAGTCCATCCTCGCCTGCATCAAGCGCGAGCTCGCCGAGGAGACCGGCTACACCGCCGCCAAGTTCACGCCCTTGATCCGCTACTGGCCGACGCCCGCCTTCGCCGACGAGGTCCTGCACCTCTTCGTCGCCACCGGCCTCAAGGCCGGCAAGGTCAACACCGACGACGACGAGTTTCTCGAGGTCGTGCACATGCCGTTCAAGAAGGCCGTCGAGCTGGTCCGCCGCGGCAAGATCCGCGACTCCAAGACCGTCGTCGGTCTCCTGGCTTGCGCGGTCGACCGATGA
- a CDS encoding patatin-like phospholipase family protein, whose product MKRTPLFAGLSVEDLSKLAARLQLLSLPKGATIFKQGDESDALYLIVSGHARRYRSVEGRETLVAYLGRGDVIGETGMLTGGPRSATVRVDATSELLKLPRKDFEECLRAHPPILLHLSRTLASRLIEGGQASKPSSEQARLVAFDCALPRRDRALIAWRLGAELAAQTRKKVLVVDLAPEPGDIARAAGLKPAPAAETALRAANLRDPSALAALAQEHPSGVRILSVSPATLGGRLFSQLYLFLNAVRDSHELALLCLGGPRGDVERAALTEADLILMAGCDVMRPQYRHMEVEVPPLAEEARRILRVWIGDLEPEDAPLLIGAERVVVPWSEAAVEAYERDGRSESAFAVEPKAAKALGRLARRLGGVQVGLALGTGAALGHSTIGVLKVLKREGIPVDMIAGTSMGSLIAGCYAAGYEPEEIEQLAMRIDKAWVYENLFWDITVPRSGLFAGDTLLRFIRSYMGSREFSDMELPFACVAADIETGEEVVLKQGRVAEAIRASCGLPLIFEPTQLSGRWLVDGGIVNPVPTRVISDMGADILLAVNLTMPASERKTKVHERHSRRLLDQPLNLETLRQAAMPVLPKAFRAPNFPEVFFQMIYTMEYEVAQSRLDIADVTMFPDLKGFSWTELHRAGEIIRAGERAAEEALPRLKALIPAFRP is encoded by the coding sequence TTGAAGCGGACCCCGCTGTTCGCGGGCCTGTCCGTCGAGGACCTGAGCAAGCTCGCCGCCCGCCTGCAGCTGCTGTCCTTGCCCAAGGGCGCGACGATCTTCAAGCAGGGCGACGAGTCCGACGCGCTGTACTTGATCGTCTCCGGCCACGCGCGCCGCTACCGCTCCGTCGAGGGCCGGGAGACCCTCGTCGCCTACCTCGGACGCGGCGACGTCATCGGCGAGACCGGCATGCTCACCGGCGGCCCGCGCTCGGCGACCGTGCGCGTCGACGCGACGAGCGAGCTGCTCAAGCTTCCGCGCAAGGACTTCGAGGAGTGCCTGCGCGCGCACCCGCCGATCCTGCTGCACCTCTCGCGCACGCTCGCCAGCCGCCTCATCGAGGGCGGCCAGGCCTCGAAGCCGTCCTCGGAGCAGGCCCGCCTCGTCGCGTTCGACTGCGCGCTGCCGCGCCGCGACCGCGCGCTGATCGCCTGGCGCCTCGGCGCGGAGCTGGCCGCCCAGACGCGCAAGAAGGTGCTCGTCGTGGACCTGGCCCCCGAGCCCGGCGACATCGCCCGCGCCGCGGGCCTCAAGCCCGCGCCCGCGGCCGAGACCGCGCTGCGCGCGGCCAACCTGCGCGACCCCTCGGCTCTCGCCGCGCTCGCGCAGGAGCACCCGTCGGGCGTGCGCATCCTCTCCGTGTCGCCCGCGACGCTCGGCGGCCGGCTGTTCAGCCAGCTCTACCTTTTCCTCAACGCGGTGCGCGACAGCCACGAGCTCGCCCTGCTGTGCCTGGGCGGGCCGCGCGGCGACGTCGAGCGCGCGGCCCTGACCGAGGCCGACCTCATCCTGATGGCCGGCTGCGACGTGATGCGCCCGCAGTACCGCCACATGGAGGTCGAGGTGCCGCCGCTGGCCGAGGAGGCGCGCCGCATCCTGCGCGTGTGGATCGGCGACCTCGAGCCCGAGGACGCCCCGCTGCTCATCGGCGCCGAGCGCGTCGTCGTGCCCTGGAGCGAGGCCGCCGTCGAGGCCTACGAGCGCGACGGCCGCTCCGAGTCCGCCTTCGCCGTCGAGCCCAAGGCCGCCAAGGCCCTCGGCCGCCTGGCCCGGCGCCTCGGCGGCGTCCAGGTCGGCCTCGCGCTCGGCACCGGCGCGGCGCTCGGCCACTCGACGATCGGCGTGCTCAAGGTCTTGAAGCGCGAGGGCATCCCGGTGGATATGATCGCCGGCACCTCGATGGGCTCTTTGATCGCGGGCTGCTACGCCGCCGGCTACGAGCCCGAGGAGATCGAGCAGCTCGCGATGCGCATCGACAAGGCCTGGGTGTACGAGAACCTGTTCTGGGACATCACCGTGCCGCGCTCCGGCCTGTTCGCGGGCGACACCTTGCTGCGCTTCATCCGCTCCTACATGGGCTCGCGCGAGTTCTCCGACATGGAGCTCCCGTTCGCCTGCGTCGCCGCCGATATCGAGACCGGCGAGGAGGTCGTCCTCAAGCAGGGTCGCGTCGCCGAGGCGATCCGCGCCTCGTGCGGCCTCCCCCTGATCTTCGAGCCGACCCAGCTCTCCGGCCGCTGGCTCGTCGACGGCGGCATCGTCAACCCGGTGCCGACGCGCGTCATCTCCGACATGGGCGCCGACATCCTGCTCGCCGTCAACCTGACCATGCCCGCGAGCGAGCGCAAGACCAAGGTGCACGAGCGCCACAGCCGGCGCCTCCTCGACCAGCCGCTCAACCTCGAGACCTTGCGCCAGGCCGCGATGCCCGTCCTGCCCAAGGCCTTCCGCGCGCCCAACTTCCCGGAGGTGTTCTTCCAGATGATCTACACGATGGAGTACGAGGTCGCCCAGTCCCGCCTCGACATCGCGGACGTGACGATGTTCCCCGACCTGAAGGGCTTCTCCTGGACCGAGCTGCACCGCGCCGGCGAGATCATCCGCGCCGGCGAGCGCGCCGCCGAAGAGGCGCTCCCGCGCCTGAAAGCCCTCATCCCCGCCTTCCGTCCGTAA
- a CDS encoding protease complex subunit PrcB family protein encodes MEWKGQYGGPIDPGTEVAADEGAWTRLWLTVGQDAPALDFKKYFAVAVFAGERPTGGYTVEFLDPVPKGMDVIVRYRVKEPTGFATQAIAQPWKIRAFERVKGKVFVEAAPKEVKNK; translated from the coding sequence ATGGAGTGGAAAGGACAGTACGGCGGGCCCATCGACCCCGGCACCGAGGTCGCGGCCGACGAGGGCGCCTGGACGCGCCTGTGGCTGACGGTCGGCCAGGACGCGCCGGCGCTCGACTTCAAGAAGTATTTCGCCGTCGCCGTGTTCGCCGGCGAGCGCCCGACGGGCGGCTATACCGTCGAGTTCCTCGACCCCGTGCCCAAGGGCATGGACGTGATCGTGCGCTACCGGGTCAAGGAGCCGACCGGCTTCGCCACCCAGGCCATCGCCCAGCCCTGGAAGATCCGCGCCTTCGAGCGCGTGAAGGGCAAGGTCTTCGTCGAGGCCGCCCCCAAGGAGGTCAAGAATAAGTGA
- a CDS encoding TldD/PmbA family protein, with the protein MIGGDAAGYAPSLTGADYGEVFLEEWRWSTARLEDGAVRDIGASSERGLSLRLLRREGSRVETLFGSAQDASAAAAARLREKLSPGASGRGPAFSKTRAAAASCRVDPATVPLERKLSLLRAVDRAARELSPLVRQVTAVYGDRRKDTRVLNSDGADLSQSRVSTNLTVSVVAERDGMLQTGFEVVGAQRGCEIFDDEAAPRAARRAAARALAKLDAPKAKAGEMAVILAASAGGTFIHEAIGHSLEVDHVQEGSSPAYRGMRGKTVAPETITVVDDPTLPFQRGSFVFDDEGVEARPTELVKNGVLADFLYDRTTALREGRPSNGHGRRESFAARPIPRMSNLYIAPGKDDPARIIRELKSGLLVTRMGGGQVDTASGEFVFEVDEGWRVENGKVTYLVRDANLLGVGPEALRSIDRVGWDIGWGIGVCGKEGQNVAVSDGQPTIRMPKLVVGGSHD; encoded by the coding sequence TTGATCGGCGGCGACGCCGCCGGCTACGCCCCGTCCTTGACCGGGGCCGACTACGGCGAGGTCTTCCTCGAGGAGTGGCGCTGGTCCACCGCGCGCCTCGAGGACGGCGCGGTGCGCGACATCGGCGCCAGCTCCGAGCGCGGCCTGAGCCTGAGGTTATTGAGACGAGAAGGAAGTCGGGTGGAAACGCTTTTCGGCAGCGCCCAGGACGCCTCCGCCGCCGCCGCCGCCCGCCTGCGCGAGAAGCTGTCGCCCGGCGCCTCCGGGCGCGGCCCGGCCTTCTCCAAGACGCGCGCGGCCGCCGCCTCCTGCCGCGTCGACCCGGCGACGGTGCCGCTCGAGCGCAAGCTCTCCCTGCTGCGCGCCGTCGACCGCGCCGCGCGGGAGCTGTCCCCGCTCGTGCGCCAGGTGACCGCCGTCTACGGCGACCGGCGCAAGGACACGCGCGTGCTCAACAGCGACGGCGCCGACCTGTCCCAGAGCCGCGTCTCGACGAACCTGACGGTGTCCGTCGTCGCCGAGCGCGACGGGATGCTGCAGACCGGCTTCGAGGTCGTCGGCGCCCAGCGCGGCTGCGAGATCTTCGACGACGAGGCCGCCCCGCGCGCCGCGCGCCGCGCCGCCGCGCGCGCCCTGGCCAAGCTCGACGCCCCCAAGGCCAAGGCCGGCGAGATGGCCGTCATCCTCGCCGCCTCCGCGGGCGGCACCTTCATCCACGAGGCGATCGGCCACTCCCTCGAGGTGGACCACGTCCAGGAGGGCTCGTCGCCCGCCTACCGCGGCATGCGCGGCAAGACGGTCGCCCCCGAGACGATCACCGTCGTCGACGACCCGACCTTGCCCTTCCAGCGCGGCTCGTTCGTCTTCGACGACGAGGGAGTGGAGGCCCGGCCCACCGAGCTCGTCAAGAACGGCGTGCTGGCCGATTTCCTGTACGACCGCACCACGGCCCTGCGCGAGGGGCGCCCCTCCAACGGCCACGGCCGCCGCGAGTCCTTCGCCGCGCGCCCGATCCCGCGCATGTCGAACCTCTACATCGCCCCCGGCAAGGACGACCCGGCCAGGATCATCAGGGAGCTGAAGAGCGGCCTCCTCGTGACCCGCATGGGCGGCGGCCAGGTGGACACCGCGAGCGGGGAGTTCGTCTTCGAGGTGGACGAGGGCTGGCGCGTCGAGAACGGCAAGGTCACTTACCTCGTGCGCGACGCGAACCTGCTCGGCGTGGGCCCCGAGGCGCTGCGCTCGATCGACCGCGTGGGCTGGGACATCGGCTGGGGCATCGGCGTGTGCGGCAAGGAAGGGCAGAACGTGGCGGTCAGCGACGGGCAGCCGACGATCCGCATGCCCAAGCTCGTCGTGGGAGGAAGTCATGACTAG